DNA from Sulfodiicoccus acidiphilus:
TACTCCGTCCTCAACGGAAACGTGGGTGGGACGGCGGAGACCAGTTGCGAACCCCACCAGGCTCTCCTAGCCATGATAAGGGCTCTCCCCCTCAACCTCAGGTTGAGCAACTTCGCCTCGATCAGTGAGGCGGAGGAGTCTCCTAATCCAGCTAACCGCTCGTCGACGTTCTACGTGATGAAGGGGAGACCCGCCAGAGCTCCTAGCAGTAACGTACTAGACCCTGTCGCCGAAGTCCTGGATCAGTTGAGGAGAGCGAAGAGGGAAGAGTTGGAGATGGAGGTAAGCCCAACGGGCCACCTTGATGTCGATCTCAAGTACTGGGCGTACATATCTCAGTGGAACGCTAAAGTCAGGGATCCTCGTCTACGTCGCTACATCTTAGAGAACTCGCCTCCAGACGACCTTAGCAAGTGGATTGAAGGGGTTGGGTTAGACGAGAAGGAAATTTCGCGGGCGCTCTCGGCTTACCTCACCAGAGGTAGAACGAGATCCCCTCTCCCTCCTAGGGAGGACAAGTGCAGTGCGTTGGCTAGGTCGCTCAACTCCCTCTCTGGCAAGCTCTCCCACGAGCTGGGAAGGGCGTTGGAAGAGAATTGCCCCAGGATCTTGAGCTCTCTGAGTCCGAAGCTTAAGGTGGAACTCGGATTGAGAGCGGAGACCTCGGAACTATCGGAACCGGATCTGGCTCTTGAGGCATTGCGTGACCCCGAGAACGGGAAGAGAGCAATTCAAGCCCTCTTTCAAGATGTCGAAAGATTGTTGGAGTCCAAGGTGTTCCAAAGCGGGTCATTTCCTTTCGGCAGGAGATCGGCTCCAACCGATCTGGAGGTTAAGGAATTCGTAAAGGAGGCGATAGTGTTAGACGGGAAAGTTTTCGCGTTCGGAGAGAGGCTTAGGGAGTTAGGGGAAGTTGGGAGAGATAGGAGGGACCTATTCTCGAAAGTGAAGGGTGAACGAGACAAGTACTTGAGCAAACTCTACGAGCTAGTCCACGAGAGAAGGGGTGTTTGCAGTGATGTGTTGAAGGACGTCAAGAGGTCTGATGGTAAGGACGACCTTTACTACCACGTAGTTGAGCTCCTGTGTGAGCACCTCCCCTCCAGGGGAAGGAAGTTCAGGGAGGCCCTACTTGAGCTGCACAAGGAGCTGGTAGAGTTTGACTGAGTGTGGAGAAGTTTACCGTCGAGCGGCAAAGGCCTTAGTTGAGAGGAACTTGGGGGTGCTCAGGTCCGCGGTGAGGGAGATGGAGGAGTGCAGTACTACCTCATTTAGGGCCCTCTCCGACGCCCTAAACTCCTGCACAAAGAACGAGGTGTCCTGCGAGAGGAAGCTCGGCGTAGGGGCTGTTCAACTATCCGAAGAGAAGGGACTTCTCCCATCTGAGGTGTGTTCACTACTCGCTGCGGCTGAGCAACTCCTGTCAAGCTCCGACATGGAATACGACGGGTGGCTCATGGCCGCCAGGAACAAGTCAGTCATCCTAGGTTGTGAGAGAGATCCGTTGATGAACTGCGTGGGTGACAGGGTAGCGGTTCCCGCACTAGTCGTGGACTGGAGGGAGTTCGCGAGGTCATTGAAGGAAAGGGGAGGCACGGAGTGTCAAGACACGGTCAACTTCCAAGAGTTCTCGGTCGTGAAGGGAGACAGACTTAGGGGTCGGGACTACATGAAGACGTCGAGTAACGTAATAGTGGAGTTGGACATCGCTGGCAGAGACAACGTCGCACGAGACGGAGAACTGCGGAGCGGACTCTCCAAGCTCAGGTTCGAGAGGGTGATGCTCTTACTGAAGAACTGGGGAGACTTCACCTACGCTCCGGAGCTGTTGGGGTACTACACTGACCCCGAGGGGGCCTTGAGGAAGTACCTGTCCTCAAGGTGGCCATTATTGTGGAGGACGATAAGGGGAAAGAGGGTCTCACGGCTAGAGTTGGACGAGGTTATACGGGAACTCGAGGGTGAGGAATAGATCGGGGGTTCAGCGAAACTTCGAACTTCAGGCTTTCTGTGGAACCACTAGGCCGCAGCTGAGGCGAAGGCCATAGCACAGCTCCACCTCCAGATTTGGACGCGGGTGTCCCTTACTTGGCCATAAGGTCGTTCTTCAACTCGTGACGGTGGCGTACACGGTGGAACCGTTCTCTAGGAGTAGCCTCAGCTTGTACTCCGTTCCCTGCACCACGGCCGGCGGAACGTAAGAGAACGTAATCTCGACCCTATTCTCACCGGGTTTGAGGGAGGATGGTTGTATGGCCACCGCCGTCGAGGCCAACCCCTCTATCGTAGCTGAGGTCAGGCCGATCGGCAAATTGGAGTAAAGCGTCAAAGTGGCGACGTTTCCCCTCAAGCTCCCCTGTCCCACCTGGTACACCTGTGCGGGTTGCTGGACCTGGGGGGTCTGGGGAGTCAGTGAAGCTGGGACCTGATAGAGGATGTTCCCTAGTCCAACGTAGGAGACGATGAACCCTATGAAAGATATGAACCCTATGGGTATGGCGGTGAGTATCCCCCCGACTTTGGTGGTTCCGTTGTTGTACTTCTCCCCCACGAAGTATAGTGCTAACCCTACTAGTATGACTCCGATCAGATCAAGGATCGGTATGACGAGGAGTATTGAACCTATCCTACCTAGGTTCGCGTTCGGGACGTACGGCGTCAACATCTTGAACCCCCTGTAGAGCCTGATTAAGGCCAGTATCCCTAGGATTAGGGCCACCACCAGCAACACTCCGGCTAGCACAGGGCCACCGACGAAGGAGATTATCCCTATGAACCCCACCAGGATGGAGATCATCCCGAACACCATCCCGCCCCTGATCCGTTCGATCCCGTCCCGTTCCTGTTGCGAGGACATAATGCATAACGGCAAGTCCACCTATTTATACTTTCTTCACAGAGAACAGTCCATGGCTTTACAGTCGCTCCAAAGATGTATCGCCACCGTCTGTCGGCGTAAAGCGCGTCATCACGTATCAGCTAAGGTTGGGATCCCCATTCAATGCGGATTTATCTCTCGCTGTTATAACTGTTTCTCCGATCTAACAGGGATGGGACGCCACTTTCTTGGAGCCCTGAAGTGGGTTGAGGTTGGATAGTGGTGGAGAGACCAGCTGCACAACACGAGGGGCAAACGGGGTCAATTCATCCCAAAACTTAGAGGGCACGTCCATGGGAGGTGAGCTCCATCGGAAGGTTCAACGAGTTTTACCGTAGAGCGGGAAACATATCGGGTCACGTGAGTGAACTTCGCGTGA
Protein-coding regions in this window:
- a CDS encoding DUF973 family protein, translating into MSSQQERDGIERIRGGMVFGMISILVGFIGIISFVGGPVLAGVLLVVALILGILALIRLYRGFKMLTPYVPNANLGRIGSILLVIPILDLIGVILVGLALYFVGEKYNNGTTKVGGILTAIPIGFISFIGFIVSYVGLGNILYQVPASLTPQTPQVQQPAQVYQVGQGSLRGNVATLTLYSNLPIGLTSATIEGLASTAVAIQPSSLKPGENRVEITFSYVPPAVVQGTEYKLRLLLENGSTVYATVTS